Below is a genomic region from Bacillus sp. 2205SS5-2.
AAAACCCCACAACAGAACCAATAGTATCTATCTGAATCCCTAACGCAGCTCTTACCCCTTCCGGAAAGCCCGCTAATAATTTCTTAAACTCCTCAATTTCCTTTGTAATGGCCGGAAACATGGACATAAAGAATACAACTAAAACGACTAGGGCTCCTGTCCAGATTAGAGTAGACTTGCGAATCGCCTTCAGCTCATACATAAATACATTCATAAAGGATCACACTTCCTTTTCATAATAATGCATGAAAATCTCTTCTAGATCGGGTTCCTCGATCCATAAATTCGCAATTCGAGTTTCACCAATCTTCTTCATAATGGTATTGATGTCACCTCTGAACAGGAAGGTGACTACCTGATCTTTGTTCTCCAGTTTACTTACACCAGGCAGATCGAAATAATCATTGTTTAGCGGACCAGCCAGTTCTACCTTAAATTTCTTATGATTATTTTCTTTTAGTGTGCTAATCTTTTCGACCTGAACGATTTTTCCGTCTTTAATAATGGCAACCCGGTCGCAAAGTCGCTGCACTTCACTAAGAATATGTGAGGAGAACAAAATCGTCGCTCCTTTCTTATTCTCCTTCTCAAGCAAGTCAAAGAATTTTTGTTGCATCAACGGATCCAATCCACTGGTTGGTTCATCCAAAATAATGAGTTTGGGTTCATGTAGTAATCCTTGAATAATGCCTACTTTCTTTTTGTTACCGAGGGACAAATCATCAATTTTCTTAGTTAAGTCCAGGTCGAGGATTTCGGCTAGTTCATTCATTCTCTTTCGGCAATCCTTCTTATAAAAGCTTGCAGAATAGTTCAATAAATCCATTACCTTCATATTGTTATAATAGAAAACCTCAGCGGGTAGGTAGCCCACTTCCTTGGCAATTTCAGGAGCAAACTTAATACAATCCTTTCCAAATATTGTCGCACTCCCGCTGGTCGGATAGATTAATGACAATAGCGTTCTAATAGTGGTTGATTTTCCTGCTCCGTTCGGTCCAATAAATCCAAAGATTTCTCCTTCTTCAACATTGAAACTGATATCAGAAATCCCCCGTGAACTACCATACATTTTCGTTAATTGATTAATTTCAATCACACTCATTGCTTACATCCTCCCTTTCACCTATCCATCCAGCTATCTGTAAAATGAATTCTTGAGTACTTCTATATAAGAGTCTATTTCAGCTACAATTTCTTCATGATCCAGTTCATCTATTGATTGTGATTTGAGTTTTTGCTGTTGAGTGTTTGCATATCCCTCGAAGGTCCAATAAATAATTTCTATTGCCTTCTTAACATCAATGCCTTCTTTAAATTTCGTAACATCAATATCAGCAAACATCTGCTGAAAACCACTATAAATTAAATCCGCTTTTATTTTGTTAATCTCCATGCTGACTTCCGGTGATTTCTCATTGTATACACTGAGGAGAAAACTGATTAGGTCTGGATATTTCTTAAATAATTCAAGTTTAATTAGAGACACTTGGTGTAACCTAATGAAAATATCTTGATTATTCCAGTCGACACGTTCTATAACCATTTCTGATAAAAAATCTGAGGCATTCTGATACAACGAAAGATACAATTCTTTTTTACTGTTGAAATAATGAAATAACAATCCTTTTGAAATTTTCGCTTCCTTCACAATCGCATTGGTAGAGGCATTCTGATACCCATTTTGTGCAAAAATCATTGTCGCAGAATTAATTATCCGGTCCTCTTTTTCTGGGTCGATGTTTAACGATTTGAACAAAACAATCTTAACCTCCCCTCTCTAAGGGATAGAATTGACCAGTGTGGTCAATTCTATTATAATTCCTGTTGACCAGACCGGTCAATAAATATTATAAAAATTTTCCAGCTATGATTCACCTGGAATCAAGTGGGCGGTAAGCCTCTTTGAGGATAGGGCACGGACCACGGGGCTCACTGCTCCACTATTCCCGCAGGATCCGAGTGCCTTCCGCCCTAATTGATATAGTATATAAAATTCAACA
It encodes:
- a CDS encoding ABC transporter ATP-binding protein, which produces MSVIEINQLTKMYGSSRGISDISFNVEEGEIFGFIGPNGAGKSTTIRTLLSLIYPTSGSATIFGKDCIKFAPEIAKEVGYLPAEVFYYNNMKVMDLLNYSASFYKKDCRKRMNELAEILDLDLTKKIDDLSLGNKKKVGIIQGLLHEPKLIILDEPTSGLDPLMQQKFFDLLEKENKKGATILFSSHILSEVQRLCDRVAIIKDGKIVQVEKISTLKENNHKKFKVELAGPLNNDYFDLPGVSKLENKDQVVTFLFRGDINTIMKKIGETRIANLWIEEPDLEEIFMHYYEKEV
- a CDS encoding TetR/AcrR family transcriptional regulator, whose amino-acid sequence is MFKSLNIDPEKEDRIINSATMIFAQNGYQNASTNAIVKEAKISKGLLFHYFNSKKELYLSLYQNASDFLSEMVIERVDWNNQDIFIRLHQVSLIKLELFKKYPDLISFLLSVYNEKSPEVSMEINKIKADLIYSGFQQMFADIDVTKFKEGIDVKKAIEIIYWTFEGYANTQQQKLKSQSIDELDHEEIVAEIDSYIEVLKNSFYR